Proteins encoded in a region of the Coregonus clupeaformis isolate EN_2021a chromosome 9, ASM2061545v1, whole genome shotgun sequence genome:
- the LOC121573869 gene encoding translation initiation factor eIF-2B subunit alpha isoform X1: protein MQQSSKMNKEELVEYFRTQMRTDPDMASAVAAIRTLLEFLRRDKGETILGLRESLKWATDCLTGVDSSVAVSSGGELFLRFISLTSLEHQDLACCKRVMEERGELFLEKISLSRTKVAKLCHTFIKDGAKILTHSSSRVVLRVLEKAAAEKKRFTVYVTESQPDTAGKQMADALRRLNIPVTVVLDAAVGCVLEKVDLVIVGAEGVVESGGIINKIGTYQMAVCSKAHNKPFYVVAESFKFVRLYPLNQQDVPDRVKYKADTLRTVSDLSEEHPMIDYTPPSLITLLFTDLGVLTPSAVSDELIKLYL from the exons ATGCAACAGTCCTCGAAAATGAACAAAGAAG aGTTGGTAGAGTACTTCAGGACCCAGATGAGGACAGACCCTGACATGGCTTCTGCTGTAGCAGCCATCCGCACCCTGCTGGAGTTCCTCAGACGAGACAAAG GTGAGACGATCCTGGGTCTGAGGGAGAGCCTGAAGTGGGCCACAGACTGTCTGACAGGTGTGGACTCCTCTGTAGCCGTGTCCTCTGGAGGGGAGCTGTTCCTTCGCTTCATCAGCCTCACATCACTGGAGCACCAG GACCTGGCGTGCTGTAAGAgggtgatggaggagagaggagagctgtTCCTGGAGAAGATCTCTCTCTCCAGAACCAAGGTGGCCAAACTCTGCCACACCTTCATCAAAGACGGGGCG aAAATCCTGACCCATTCCTCCTCCAGAGTAGTGCTGAGGGTGCTGGAGAAAGCTGCAGCCGAGAAGAAACGCTTCACCGTCTACGTCACAGAGTCCCAGCCAGACACAGCCGg GAAACAGATGGCTGATGCTCTGAGGAGACTCAACATTCCTGTGACCGTGGTCCTGGATGCTGCTGTGGG TTGTGTCCTGGAGAAGGTGGACCTGGTTATTGTAGGAGCAGAAGGAGTTGTTGAGAGTGGAGGCATCATCAACAAG ATTGGAACCTATCAGATGGCAGTGTGTTCCAAAGCCCACAACAAGCCCTTCTACGTGGTAGCGGAGAGCTTCAAGTTCGTCCGTCTCTACCCTCTTAACCAGCAGGATGTCCCAGACAGAGTTAAG TACAAAGCCGACACCCTGAGGACTGTGTCGGACCTGTCAGAGGAACACCCCATGATCGActacacccctccctccctcatcacgCTCCTCTTCACAGACCTGGGGGTCCTCACCCCCTCTGCCGTCAGCGATGAACtcatcaaactttatttataa
- the ddx55 gene encoding ATP-dependent RNA helicase DDX55: MENTTEGKWDSLPVKLNDGIMQTLDELGFTHMTPVQSACIPLFMRNKDVAAEAVTGSGKTLAFVIPIIEILIKREDKLKKMQVGALIVTPTRELALQISEVMGQFLQKFPQFRQILLIGGSNPIEDVEKFKEQGANILIATPGRLEDMFRRKADGLDLALSVKFLEVLVLDEADRLLDMGFEASLNVILGYLPKQRRTGLFSATQTQELEKLVRAGLRNPVRITVKEKGVAASCTQKTPARLCNYYTICRAEDKFNSLVAFLRQHKHEKQLVFFSTCACVEYFGRALEALIKNVTIHCIHGKMKHKRNKIFSEFRSLKGGILVCTDVMARGIDIPEVHWVLQYDPPSCASAFVHRCGRTARIGNQGNAMVFLLPMEESYVTFLSINQKCPLEQMVPVSDVVDVLPKVKALALADRAMFDRGMRAFVSTVQAYAKHECSLIFRVKDLDFVALARGFALLRMPRMPELKGKNFPDFIETTIDTDNIRYKDKQREKLRQKLLIELKVKREERAAAPKRHNDKNKAWSKQKNRKDRRRKTAAKRNRDEGSDMDDEDMKELLKDTRLLKRLKKGQISEEDFEKQLTAGPKSQRKTATGPSEDPPSSAGEEDV; encoded by the exons ATGGAAAACACAACTGAAGGAAAATGGGATAGTTTACCCGTTAAACTTAACGACGGTATTATGCAAACGCTCGATGAGCTTGGATTTACACATATGACACCAGTTCAG TCTGCCTGTATTCCACTGTTTATGCGAAATAAAGATGTGGCTGCCGAGGCT GTGACTGGCAGTGGAAAGACACTGGCCTTCGTGATTCCCATCATAGAGATACTTATAAAGCGAGAGGACAAACTGAAGAAAATGCAG GTTGGTGCGCTGATTGTCACGCCAACAAGAGAGCTGGCCCTGCAGATCAGTGAGGTGATGGGCCAGTTCCTCCAGAAGTTCCCTCAGTTCAG ACAGATTCTGTTGATCGGAGGGAGCAACCCCATTGAGGATGTGGAGAAGTTCAAGGAACAGGG GGCCAACATATTGATCGCCACCCCGGGCCGTCTGGAGGACATGTTCAGGAGGAAGGCAGACGGTCTGGACCTGGCCTTGTCAGTCAAGTTTCTGGAGGTCCTGGTCCTGGATGAGGCTGACCGCCTGCTGGATATGGGCTTTgaggccag TCTGAATGTTATCCTGGGGTACCTCCCTAAGCAGCGTCGTACAGGTCTGTTTTCAGCCACTCAGACTCAGGAGCTGGAGAAGCTGGTGAGAGCTGGTCTCAGGAACCCTGTACGCATCACAGTGAAGGAGAAGGGCGTGGCCGCCAGCTGCACCCAGAAAACACCAGCCAGGCTCTGCAACTACTACACA ATCTGCAGAGCGGAGGACAAGTTTAACAGTCTGGTAGCGTTTCTTAGACAACACAAACATGAGAAACAGCTGGTGTTCTTCAG tacgtgtgcgtgtgtggagTACTTTGGCCGAGCCTTGGAGGCCCTGATTAAGAACGTCACCATCCACTGCATCCACGGCAAGATGAAACACAAACGCAACAAGATCTTCTCAGAGTTTAGGAGCCTAAAGGG TGGTATCCTGGTGTGTACTGACGTCATGGCCAGAGGCATTGATATCCCAGAAGTCCACTGGGTATTGCAGTACGACCCCCCTAGTTGTGCCAGTGCCTTTGTGCACCGGTGTGGACGGACAGCACGCATCGGTAACCAAGGCAACGCCATGGTCTTCCTGCTCCCCATGGAGGAATCTTACGTCACCTTCCTGTCCATCAACCAGAAG TGTCCTCTGGAGCAGATGGTCCCAGTGAGTGACGTGGTGGATGTTCTGCCCAAGGTGAAGGCCCTGGCTCTGGCAGACCGGGCCATGTTCGACAGGGGCATGAGGGCATTCGTCTCCACCGTACAGGCCTACGCCAAACACGAGTGCAGCCTCATCTTCAGGGTCAAAG ATCTGGACTTTGTTGCGCTGGCCCGTGGCTTCGCCCTCCTCCGCATGCCCAGGATGCCCGAGCTGAAAGGGAAGAACTTCCCAGACTTCATAGAAACGACCATAGACACAGACAACATCCGCTACAAGGACAAGCAGCGGGAGAAGCTGAGGCAGAAGCTGCTGATTGAGTTgaaggtgaagagagaggagagggccgcTGCCCCCAAGAGACACAACGATAAGAACAAAGCCTGGTCCAAACAGAAGAACAGGAAGGACCGCAGGAGGAAGACTGCTGCCAAGAGGAACCGGGATGAG GGCTCGGATATGGACGATGAGGACATGAAGGAGCTGTTGAAAGACACTCGTCTCCTGAAGAGATTGAAGAAGGGACAGATCAGCGAGGAGGACTTTGAGAAACAGTTGACAGCAGGACCAAAGAGCCAGAGGAAGACAGCAACAGGCCCCTCAGAGGACCCACCCAGCTCAGCGGGAGAGGAGGACGTATGA
- the LOC121573869 gene encoding translation initiation factor eIF-2B subunit alpha isoform X3 — MRTDPDMASAVAAIRTLLEFLRRDKGETILGLRESLKWATDCLTGVDSSVAVSSGGELFLRFISLTSLEHQDLACCKRVMEERGELFLEKISLSRTKVAKLCHTFIKDGAKILTHSSSRVVLRVLEKAAAEKKRFTVYVTESQPDTAGKQMADALRRLNIPVTVVLDAAVGCVLEKVDLVIVGAEGVVESGGIINKIGTYQMAVCSKAHNKPFYVVAESFKFVRLYPLNQQDVPDRVKYKADTLRTVSDLSEEHPMIDYTPPSLITLLFTDLGVLTPSAVSDELIKLYL, encoded by the exons ATGAGGACAGACCCTGACATGGCTTCTGCTGTAGCAGCCATCCGCACCCTGCTGGAGTTCCTCAGACGAGACAAAG GTGAGACGATCCTGGGTCTGAGGGAGAGCCTGAAGTGGGCCACAGACTGTCTGACAGGTGTGGACTCCTCTGTAGCCGTGTCCTCTGGAGGGGAGCTGTTCCTTCGCTTCATCAGCCTCACATCACTGGAGCACCAG GACCTGGCGTGCTGTAAGAgggtgatggaggagagaggagagctgtTCCTGGAGAAGATCTCTCTCTCCAGAACCAAGGTGGCCAAACTCTGCCACACCTTCATCAAAGACGGGGCG aAAATCCTGACCCATTCCTCCTCCAGAGTAGTGCTGAGGGTGCTGGAGAAAGCTGCAGCCGAGAAGAAACGCTTCACCGTCTACGTCACAGAGTCCCAGCCAGACACAGCCGg GAAACAGATGGCTGATGCTCTGAGGAGACTCAACATTCCTGTGACCGTGGTCCTGGATGCTGCTGTGGG TTGTGTCCTGGAGAAGGTGGACCTGGTTATTGTAGGAGCAGAAGGAGTTGTTGAGAGTGGAGGCATCATCAACAAG ATTGGAACCTATCAGATGGCAGTGTGTTCCAAAGCCCACAACAAGCCCTTCTACGTGGTAGCGGAGAGCTTCAAGTTCGTCCGTCTCTACCCTCTTAACCAGCAGGATGTCCCAGACAGAGTTAAG TACAAAGCCGACACCCTGAGGACTGTGTCGGACCTGTCAGAGGAACACCCCATGATCGActacacccctccctccctcatcacgCTCCTCTTCACAGACCTGGGGGTCCTCACCCCCTCTGCCGTCAGCGATGAACtcatcaaactttatttataa
- the LOC121573869 gene encoding translation initiation factor eIF-2B subunit alpha isoform X4, producing the protein MQQSSKMNKEGETILGLRESLKWATDCLTGVDSSVAVSSGGELFLRFISLTSLEHQDLACCKRVMEERGELFLEKISLSRTKVAKLCHTFIKDGAKILTHSSSRVVLRVLEKAAAEKKRFTVYVTESQPDTAGKQMADALRRLNIPVTVVLDAAVGCVLEKVDLVIVGAEGVVESGGIINKIGTYQMAVCSKAHNKPFYVVAESFKFVRLYPLNQQDVPDRVKYKADTLRTVSDLSEEHPMIDYTPPSLITLLFTDLGVLTPSAVSDELIKLYL; encoded by the exons ATGCAACAGTCCTCGAAAATGAACAAAGAAG GTGAGACGATCCTGGGTCTGAGGGAGAGCCTGAAGTGGGCCACAGACTGTCTGACAGGTGTGGACTCCTCTGTAGCCGTGTCCTCTGGAGGGGAGCTGTTCCTTCGCTTCATCAGCCTCACATCACTGGAGCACCAG GACCTGGCGTGCTGTAAGAgggtgatggaggagagaggagagctgtTCCTGGAGAAGATCTCTCTCTCCAGAACCAAGGTGGCCAAACTCTGCCACACCTTCATCAAAGACGGGGCG aAAATCCTGACCCATTCCTCCTCCAGAGTAGTGCTGAGGGTGCTGGAGAAAGCTGCAGCCGAGAAGAAACGCTTCACCGTCTACGTCACAGAGTCCCAGCCAGACACAGCCGg GAAACAGATGGCTGATGCTCTGAGGAGACTCAACATTCCTGTGACCGTGGTCCTGGATGCTGCTGTGGG TTGTGTCCTGGAGAAGGTGGACCTGGTTATTGTAGGAGCAGAAGGAGTTGTTGAGAGTGGAGGCATCATCAACAAG ATTGGAACCTATCAGATGGCAGTGTGTTCCAAAGCCCACAACAAGCCCTTCTACGTGGTAGCGGAGAGCTTCAAGTTCGTCCGTCTCTACCCTCTTAACCAGCAGGATGTCCCAGACAGAGTTAAG TACAAAGCCGACACCCTGAGGACTGTGTCGGACCTGTCAGAGGAACACCCCATGATCGActacacccctccctccctcatcacgCTCCTCTTCACAGACCTGGGGGTCCTCACCCCCTCTGCCGTCAGCGATGAACtcatcaaactttatttataa
- the LOC121573869 gene encoding translation initiation factor eIF-2B subunit alpha isoform X2 — MQQSSKMNKEELVEYFRTQMRTDPDMASAVAAIRTLLEFLRRDKGETILGLRESLKWATDCLTGVDSSVAVSSGGELFLRFISLTSLEHQDLACCKRVMEERGELFLEKISLSRTKVAKLCHTFIKDGAKILTHSSSRVVLRVLEKAAAEKKRFTVYVTESQPDTAGKQMADALRRLNIPVTVVLDAAVGCVLEKVDLVIVGAEGVVESGGIINKIGTYQMAVCSKAHNKPFYVVAESFKFVRLYPLNQQDVPDRYKADTLRTVSDLSEEHPMIDYTPPSLITLLFTDLGVLTPSAVSDELIKLYL, encoded by the exons ATGCAACAGTCCTCGAAAATGAACAAAGAAG aGTTGGTAGAGTACTTCAGGACCCAGATGAGGACAGACCCTGACATGGCTTCTGCTGTAGCAGCCATCCGCACCCTGCTGGAGTTCCTCAGACGAGACAAAG GTGAGACGATCCTGGGTCTGAGGGAGAGCCTGAAGTGGGCCACAGACTGTCTGACAGGTGTGGACTCCTCTGTAGCCGTGTCCTCTGGAGGGGAGCTGTTCCTTCGCTTCATCAGCCTCACATCACTGGAGCACCAG GACCTGGCGTGCTGTAAGAgggtgatggaggagagaggagagctgtTCCTGGAGAAGATCTCTCTCTCCAGAACCAAGGTGGCCAAACTCTGCCACACCTTCATCAAAGACGGGGCG aAAATCCTGACCCATTCCTCCTCCAGAGTAGTGCTGAGGGTGCTGGAGAAAGCTGCAGCCGAGAAGAAACGCTTCACCGTCTACGTCACAGAGTCCCAGCCAGACACAGCCGg GAAACAGATGGCTGATGCTCTGAGGAGACTCAACATTCCTGTGACCGTGGTCCTGGATGCTGCTGTGGG TTGTGTCCTGGAGAAGGTGGACCTGGTTATTGTAGGAGCAGAAGGAGTTGTTGAGAGTGGAGGCATCATCAACAAG ATTGGAACCTATCAGATGGCAGTGTGTTCCAAAGCCCACAACAAGCCCTTCTACGTGGTAGCGGAGAGCTTCAAGTTCGTCCGTCTCTACCCTCTTAACCAGCAGGATGTCCCAGACAGA TACAAAGCCGACACCCTGAGGACTGTGTCGGACCTGTCAGAGGAACACCCCATGATCGActacacccctccctccctcatcacgCTCCTCTTCACAGACCTGGGGGTCCTCACCCCCTCTGCCGTCAGCGATGAACtcatcaaactttatttataa